Genomic DNA from Hirundo rustica isolate bHirRus1 chromosome 21, bHirRus1.pri.v3, whole genome shotgun sequence:
agagagagatctGTTGAAAACATTAACACCTGCATTAATATCTGTATCCTCTTCTGGCACATACAGTGAGGAAGTGAAATACTGGGACATAACTTTGATATATCTCTAAACAGCACTTTTATCTTTGAAGAATTCTGTAGCTGTACTTTCAGAATCAAACCAATCATACTTTTTAAGCCATCTGTGAACATTAGCACTCAAGGGTAAGCTACAAACATTGTATGAGAGGCATCTGCATGGACTTTCAATTTGTTAACATTCTTATGATAAGGTGGTATCATTGTAGTCCATCCTTGCAGCCTGAATTGCAGAACTATGCACTAGAAAATACATCGTAGACTTTAATTGTTGACAAAAATACTCATTATAAGCCTTCATTTCGTATATAGTAATTTCTCTATGGCTGAAGTGAGCCATGCAGATCTGTTCACATGCAGCATGCTCCCTCTCTCCCAAGTCCAGGTCAGTGATCTCACACCAGGAGTTTTCCCAAGGACATCAGAGCTGTTTCTAAGATAGTATTTAGACTTCTGAGTACTGGACAGCAGGTAAGGCAGATGCTGTTATCACCACCAAAAGCAATGGATCAAAGGCACACCTCAGTCCTGGTTTCTCACCTTTCCTGTTTGGGCCTATAAACATGGCAAATTAGACactggcagctccagctctgatGTGCTGGCCAGAGAACTGTTGGGTGGATTGAGGAAGTGGAGCTCTTCCTGACCCTCCCTGGACCCATTTCAGGAAATGTGCCTACAACTCAGGTACTGCTCAAAGAAATCACACTGTCTCAAGGGCTTAGTGAGGGCAGGCAAGCACAGTGCAGAGATAACTTTCAGGAACATAAGCCCAACACAGAAAATTTCTCAATTTACACGGTGAGTACAATAAAAAGATAAGGCCCCCAAACAGGAAAGCCTGTGTAAACAAGTGTCATGTAAGGCTACTGAATTCTTTAATGTGGATAGCTGGCAAGGGTTGGTCTATTATTTAAACATCTACAAATCCTGATTTGTTTGTTATTTGGGATTAATAGTTGCTGCAGATTTTAGAGGGTATTTTGAATGGCATCCTCAGCATAGTAACAACATGCAGTTCtttaaaaccccaaaataacccATCccccatttattttaaatagtgaAATCTTTTCCTTCTATAccctctcttctcttttctccatcTGCCTTAGAGGGGAAGTGAATAAACTCATCAGTATTCATGTCTTACCAACAGAGAGGTCACCTTCTTCGGTTAAAAAACTCTCAGTTTCAAACTTTAAAACCTTGAAATTAGTAATTTGACAAGGACACCAAAGTACACGACTGCTTTTCTCTGACTAAGGTGATATTTTCTGAATGTAATTCTACTTACAAAGTGTGAGAGGAGTGATTCCTGCAAAGGGGAAAATTCTACCTCTCATATGTGCAAACTGTGGGATGCAAAGCAAGTGTCACGAAGGTGGAAGCACAGGGGATGATAAACAGGGATCTGTAACTAAGCAGAGCAacgtagaaaaaaaaatgctcaagGTTAGGATAAAGTCTTTTAGAAATTAGCAAGGACGCGCTAATGAGGGTTCTTTTAATGACCCATTGTATTATGCTTGACTAAAACAAGAGTAGTAAGATCAAGAGACAGAACTAACAATTGTAATAGTGTGTAACAGTGTCCTTTTGATAAGattaaattcttcatttctctATCATCTTCTTTCTTCACAGTTCACCTTGGGGAACAGAATTGTGAGTCAAAAGATTCAGAAGtataaaaccatttttctcaCAACCACTGTAGTCAtttcctgcactgctctggGTTCACTGTGTACAGAGTAGGACACTGGTCCTGTAACTATATTAGTATGTTCCAAACTCTGAATACAAGTAGATGGCTTATGAAAGCAGTAATGGCAGTATAAAAGAGACCTTATATATCTCTTCTTGAACTAATTTGAGAAAATAGATAAATGGAGTAAAACCAAAATTTGTGTTTGGTCTCCAACATAAACTGTCTCAGGGGATTCACTTCAATTCCCAGTATTCAAGTCTTAATCAGGCATAGACACAAAATCTTAAGAGAAAGCAGATGACTTGCTGCTTCTTTTATCTGCTTCCCATATTACTCCTCCTACCCTTAAATTACTATAAAATGTAAAGTTAAGATAAATCTTTTAAGTCTTTAAGTTTAGACAAGAGTTCgggttttctttgctgtccAACTCCCTCCAACATCACCCTCACACATGTAGGCAATATCTAGCCATAGTAATCAGGAAATCTGagactacaaaaaaaaaaaatccaataaagCTCCTAAAAATCGCAATTATTTGActtcaaaccaaaaaaattagCTCTGGCTCTCCTGAGGTAACAGTACAAAAGTATGTTCCCTAAGCTTTCATTTCTGTAACCAGGGAtttctttcctcattctttGTGCCCCATAGGAACTATTTTGCTGCCTGGGCAGTCAGCCAAACATTGTAACTGCAGAACATATCGTGATTTACTTCTACAGAACTTCATGAATATTCTCACAAATGCCAAGCTGCTTTATTAGCCATCTGAATTATTAAAAGTTCTCAAGCTAATTCCTTGTTATTAATATATTGACTTTGTTTTATGATTGCATCTGGCTGCAGATTATGCTTACAGGTCTTGTCTAGTAGCTTCTTTATGCATTGCAGTAGGTGTATTTTATCTTGGACAAATACATTATGCATAATTGTTCTTTCTTCCAAACTGATGAGGCtcaacattttcaaaagcataaTGAAAACCAAGGTACTAGCTTCCAATTGTTTGAACCTGATAATTCTTTGGTTCTTTACaagcttaatttaaaaatgaaaaatctccCGTTTCATAGGGTCATTTGTTGCAACAGATAATTACTTTCACTTCAACAAATGGacgaacaaaaaaccccaaacaacaggAAATCCAGTTCTCTCCTTTCTGACCACAATTTGTTTCACTTAAGTCTACCTTGAttctttttatgcctttttctAGCTTGGCTGAAGATTTTTAGTACCCACTATTTTTGTCTCCAGGAACATCTAtagtttatttgggtttttttcaaatttgtaCTTGGAACATTTCTCAGTGAATACTGGATTATGACAAACTTTTTGTGGACCTGTCCCTAAATGCCCGGGGATTTAACTGTCCCAGACATTGAAATGTCCCAGAGATGCCCAGAGAATCTGAAACTATCACCCAAattctgctcagcctggagaagagaggctCCGGGGAGACCTTGGAGCATCTTCCAGTATCTAAGGGTCTCCGAGAtagctggagaaggacttttACAAGGCCGTGCAGCACCAAGACCCGCACAACTGGCTTCTCACGGGCAAAAGAACGGTTTGggacagaaaagaggaaaatttcaTTGGAAACGCCGAAGCGGCGGGGCGGTGCCGCCCGGCCCCTCACGCCTTAGCGCTGCCCCTCCCGCATGGCCACGCCCCTCGGGCCATAGCCCCGCCCATTCCGCTGcgcccctcccggccccgctcctctCCGGGCAGagccgccgcccggcccggcgcgcATGCGCAGCGCCCGCTGCCGAAGCCCGGCCGTGCCCGGCCCGCCCGGTTCCCGGCGGAGACGCGCGCgtgcgcggggcggcggcgagGCCCGGGCAGGCCAGGCCCTGGAGCGGTGGCGGCGCCGCGCCATGAGCGCCTGGTAGAGGGGCCGCGATGAACCTGCGCGGCTTCTTCCAGGACTTCAACCCCAGGTGAGCGCGGCACGGCGGGGTTAGCCCCGGGGGCCCGGCCGGGAGCAGCGCTGGGTGCGGGACCCGCCAGCTTTGGAGCGGAGCGCGGCCTCGGGTGGCCCTTCCGCACCGCGAGCTCGGGCGGCGTTGGGAACACGCCGTTCCCGGCCGGTTTCCTtgcccagaatcacagaatcagccgggttggaaaggacctctgagATGATGGAATGCAGCCTTCCCGGCGCCCCGGGTGTCGGTGCGTGCTCTCCGCGGCTGGTTCGCCGTCAGGGGCTGGGAACGCGAGCGCTCTGCATCTGCTTTCCAGCCCCACTTCCACTCATCTGCTTTGTTATCGTGCAACTTTCTCAGATGGTTCCCAGGCTCCGTCGGGTGTTTGAATGTTTCACCGCGGCGCTTTGGGGTGCGGAGGCACCGTGTCCGCGGGTGTGAGCAACCCTGGGCTGCGCCGAGCAAGGCGAGCCCTTCCTCCCTTAAAATAATGAATGTGATGGGCCCCGCGACCTGGGGTTGTGCTGGCTCTCCAAGCGAGTAAGGACGTGTaacttttaaagaaactgaGAGAATGAGTTAAATTTTAGCGGGTTTTACCAGATGTTTTAAGACCACAGACTAAGCCACTGCAAGGGGGCTTGAGACGCTGAGAGTCCTGGAAGAACCTTGCAGGTGAAGGAGGCCTTTACAGGATGCCAGATAGAGCGGGCTGTGTTCAGTCAGTTGTTTAGACAAACAAAAGGGTAACCAAAGCTCAGGAAACGCATTGTTACAGAGGCTGAAGTAAACAATTGAAATATGTGTGGTCGGGGTAATGGAGAAGTAAGAGCAGAAGTCCTAGAAGCTTATGAAGTTCTGTTACCGCAGAGCGATGCTTGCAGCTTTTTTGGGTGCAGAGTGATGGATGAGCAAGCTGAATGTTGCACTTTTGCAGGTGTCTTCGTGTTTTGATGCATCAGGAACACCCGGGGAGCAGTGGTATTTCACTGCTGTATTTAcggaggaggcagagaaagtACAAATTACACAAATATTGAATGTCAGAAAAGGATGACTAGCCGAGGAGCTGACACCTCTCTTTGTTGCTATGAAGTTGGGCTGGTTTATATCATCCCGTGCCGAAGTAGTTTCATCAAGCATGCAGGGAGATGCTGACAcaataaatctgtttttcattattaagGTGCAAATGAAAGACTTGTTCTGAGTAGAGACAAAACAGCTTGATATCAAAGGTAGCAGTCCTGATCTGATGAGTGCTTTGTTATTCGATGTGAGTGAAGGTGGGTAGTTTGAGTTGTGCTGTTGGAGGAATGGTAGTATTTGTGACTATTGCTGCATTATTCTGTTCCTTATGTTATCTATGCTTTAAAATACGTACAATTACTTCACTGAAACAGTGTTGAAACCTAATTATGTGTTTAATAATGCAGTCCCTGAGCTTCTGGTGAATGGGTGGGAGACTTCCCTTCCTGTCCTTTGAGGAAATTGCCTACTGTGTAATTACTTTGTCTGTTTTGTGGTTGTACAAGCAGTTGCTGTGCCACTGCTCAAGTGTTCCAGATAGGTTTATTCATTCTTAAATTGACTATGTTATAAACTGTATCAGTGTagctattttaaatttgttagCATCATCCTCAAAATTCCAGTGAGAAACTTCAGGGTATAATAGGTAACTCTGATAAAAGTGTAacctgttgggtttttcttttctataacagttttttttaactgaatgtaaatatttaaaaaattctctgaaGCTTGCCCTGTTACAATTTGTAATAACTTCTAACCTTTAGTTAAAAGTGATGTGGATAAATTTTTGTAAATTATGTAACTCAGTTCTGAATATCAAAAGCTGCTTCATTTGTTTTGTATGgcagaacacattttttaaaaacgTGTACAGCTGGTATATTTGTGAGCCTCTAGTAACACAGCTCCTGACTGGATCCTTGCGGAAGAGAACTATTTATCTCCATCCATTCCCTGAGATTGTTATGCAGAAATGCTTTTGATGTGTTTCCTTGAAGCCTTGGTTTTATAAGTGAAAGAGATGAGATATGCTGTATCTATGACGTATTCGATTCTTTGCAAAGAAGCTTGACATGTTTTCTATTAGGAAGTATCCCAGTGAAATTCCAGCTGTGACTGATTTGTTGTCCTCTAAGAAGTCAATGTGAAGTTGCCTGCTTTGTTTCCTgactggtttttgtttgtttgtttgtttgttcaatAGCAAATTCCTTATTTACGcctgcctgctgctcttctctgtgctgctctccctACGTCTGGATGACAAAATTCAGTGGAGTTACTGGGCTGTGTTTGCTCCAATATGGCTGTGGAAGTTAATGGTGATTGTTGGTGCCTCCGTGGGAACAGGAGTATGGGCTCGAAACCCACAGTATCGGTAAGTTGATGTTTGTTTGGCAAAACAGAGGGAATGTCCTGTCTTGTCAGTCTAGGACAAAATAACTTCCACATCTTTAAATACATCACTGTTGAGGCTTATGGTAATTTGAGTAGAAAGTGAATTTGAAGATTCCagggcaaaagaaaaatgaccttaGATGAAGTGCAGTAAATGTCTTTTCTGTCTGTGGTGAACATTAAGTGAAAAATTTTGGTGAACAGGTCTCCTGATACACCCACATTTTGTGTGGTTCAAGTCTTGTTTGCCTCTTCTAGTAGAGGGTCTGATGGTGTAGGGAAAAATGCCTATAAAATGCTATCATTTTACAGGCATTTTACTTTTAGTAACAGAAAATATCTGTTGCAATACTCTGGCTtaggtaaataaaaaaaattctggggAAAGATGTTGATTCAGTGAATGCTGGTGCAGAAATCaaacagataattttaaatttagctTATTTCCTAACAGCCTACATGATAGCTGACTGTTGATATACTAGCAAAGAAATCCTGTTCTATCTGCCCAGCTGtggaatcattaaaaaaaattcaaattgcaAAAATCCCACTGCACCCTTTAAGTAAAATACTTCCAACGTGCAGCTTTATCGGCAAGAAATCGTAATAGGTCATCAGGAGTGGAGTTTAATGGGTATAATGTGtatgtttattaaaaacaagTGTTAATACCTGAAGCTCAAGCAAATGTCCTGGGATGTTTGCAGGGTAATGTGCTTTCTTACAGGCAAATAAATTCTCCCTTATCCTCTCTTCAGAGCAGAAGGAGAAACCTGTGTGGAATTCAAAGCTATGTTAATTGCAGTAGGCatccacctgctgctgctgatgtttGAAGTCCTGGTGTGTGACAGGATCGAAAGAGGAACCCATTTCTGGCTTCTAGTCTTCATGCCCCTGTTCTTTGTGTCTCCAGTCTCAGTTGCAGCTTGTGTGTGGGGATTCCGACACGACAGGTCTCTGGAGGTGAGGCTTCACTGGTGATGCACAAAAGTCATGGCAGTGCAGGATCAGCTGGGAATCAGTTTGGATCAATTGGGAATCAATTGGGGATCAGTTGGGATCCTTTGGGATCAATTCTATGGCAGTTTGTCTCTCAGGAAAGCACAATATAGAAGCCTGCATCAGTCCAATTAATTCCACTCACCAATTAATTGCACTCGCCTGCAAATGGGAGTGAACTCAGGCCCAGGAATAATATAACTTTTTCTGGTATCTTCTGGTTTTTTCAACTACCAAATTGCAGCATGTTTTGAACCtgctttttttattagtttgtGTTAAAATAACTCGCCAGGAACTCTGCAGTATAGTTTAATACCAGACACTTAACAcggaaacaacagaaaaaaattccactgatGGCAAGCACAGTCTCTAGGCAGAACTGAATTTCCAGAGCCCCACGTAATCAGGGCTGAAAATGTCTTAATATCACAGTCTATGTGCTTAATCTTTAATTTGGGAATGTGAATGGTAGGCAGGAACAttagggttttattttctgtctctatCTTATCTCTAACTCACTTTGGTTTTGGAAGAGCCTTGGAAGGACTCTAAAGGTGCTCCCAGAATTGTGGCATTTTGCAATAAATTTAGAATTCatattgaatttttttaaggAGTTTTTAGTTTTGCTATGTCCTCAAACTACCCCATGGCAATTAAAAATCTGATGTTTAAATGAGGCTCAGctttttcaggtattttaatttcaaggaGCTGTTTCTCTAACATTAACATAAGATGAGTTTTTTCACTAGAGAGAAACACTTTTGGTAAGTGATTGTTATGATGGCTGGTAAAGTGATATCCTAAGTTCATTTTGGAACATTTGCCAATGGAATTCTATTTTGCAGGGTTCTATTACTAGTTAAACCAATGCTAAAAGTAAAATTTGTGTGGAAGTGCTTGCCATCTACTGGGCGATGCTTGATTGCCCATTGATTTACAGATGACTGTACAGCTGCTAAGTACTGGCAGAAGAAAGTGGAATCCATAAAAGGCAACAGCTGTCTCaactcatttttattattttttttttactcttagTCATCTTCACATAGTGCTGTTCTACTTTCGCTTCCTTTTTTACTCTGTGAAGATTTCATTACTTCCCTTTCATTTGCTAGAAACATGAGGGGTCTGCCTTTAATCCAGGACATCAATTTTTGACTTGAGTAATCAAAGCAGTTGTTAATCTATTACTGTTTTCATAAGTATTTAATCTGAAATACATTATCTGCTCATTCCTGTTTTGCATCTGATGAGGTGATCAGTAAGTACATGCTGGGGTTTTTATCTTTGTATCATGGTGGGCTCAGAAAAAGCTTCCTTTTATGTGTTACACTATTTTATAGTCAGTAAAGCAttacttatttaaaatattttgaatttgttgTGAGCCACTGCAAATATGTATGCACTTGCCATATAGATCTCATATGTCAACTTGAGTCTAAAAATTACTTACAGCAGTTGAtcctctgatttttgtttttctctctctctttgctcttgCAGCTTTCTGGTTGCTTGGTCTTACATGAGTGAGGGAAGGTGGGGTTGGTGGTTTATTCTTTTAAGAAAGCCAGTGGTACAAAAACTATTTTAAGTCtgttttttcaggctttttaaagtaatttgtaCTTGAACAGCGGAGACTTTGATGTGGTCCCTGAAGCTGGCAAGTGCCTGTTAGATTTTTGACTCCCTCTACTGCAACTTTCAAAGGCATTTATCCAGATCCCAGTCTACACAATCACGTGTTAGTGAAAAGTAGCATGTAGTATCTGCCTTCAGAGAAATATTGCATTTAAAAGAGGCCTTACATAACTGcgtattttttattaaaatgagtAATGTTTCTAGCTTGCATTCAGAAGCTTCAGTCAGACTTTCCAGATAATAATTCTGTGGTCTCTGAAAATCCTACCCATTGTAGGTCTGCCCATAAACTTTGGAAATAGAATCTTGCCAAGTGTGATGCTGTTTCATTGTCTCACTTTTCAAGCTAGACacggatttaaaaaaaaccaagtaTAATAAAGGGCTGTTTCTCATTGTGGCAAGCAGGACTCATGAAAACCTTTCACTAACATTTTAATGTGAagtattgccttttttttttaaataccaggAAGATCTTGGAAACAGCAGACTCTACATGATTTGGTTGGGATCACACCCACACAAATTTAGGGATATTTAGTAATGGAAAATGTGAATGCAAATGAGTTTTCATATTTCAGTGATAAGAATGGGGTCAGAGAAGTTCATTGACAGGTTCCTGATTATCCTGGAAGTAAGATTATCATACTAAGAGTTAactaatgtttttttctttttctagctgGAAATCTTGTGTTCAGTCAATATTCTACAGTTCATATTTATTGCACTCAGACTAGATGAGATCATCAGATGGCCATGGCTTGTATGTAACCAGTGTTTTCTTCTTATCTTTGTTTAAATGCTGAATTTCATAAAGATATTTATTCTAGGGAACAGTTAGTATATGATCACTCCATGATCCCATTTTTGCTATCCTTCACTGAAGGTCTggcattcccattcccagtggTCATGGGAATCAGAGGCTGTTCTTTGGGCACATCATCTTGTGTGGGAATGTGCCATCAGCTGCAGTTAATCTctgaacagaaagagaaatcctCACCCAAAGTTCCCCTTGGAACACTAAACAAACCATGAAAATGATTGGTGAGTTAGAGAATGTGTTGGTAAATAGTGTGGTAAATAACTCGTTTTATTGATTGTGTTACCATGCATGTAAATCCACTTACTGTGCAAGTAGTCACTGTCAGAACTGCTGAGATGTCCTGTCCCAAGTGCCTTTAGAATACAAAAACGctgtttctgtgggtttttgtaAACTACCATAGACCTGACAATCTGGAATGGTTATGTCTGTCCTTTCTATTACCAAAAGTCTTGAGAAAGGATTGAAACCTTTTAAAGGAAGGTATCCAGTGTGGGAAGTACTTGCTAAAAATCAGTTTCACGTACAGTTTGAGCCCATGCAAAATCACAGAAGTCTTACCAAAGTTGAACTACATTGCCTTAATTTTAAGCTGTTTCAGCTTGATACTGATACACCTCGAAACAACATGCACGACTTTGATGCCCTTCTGTTAGACATTACATTAGTTAAAGacttaattttcttgtttaGGCTTAATACATAGACTcaccttatttaaaaaaaaaaaaaaaaaccctacaactGAAACAAATCTTTTCTCTCAGGTTGTGTGTGTTCCACTGTGGATCttgatgtccttcctgtgcctgGTGGTGCTCTATTACATCGTGTGGTCCGTGCTGTTCCTGCGCTCCATGGACGTGATCGCTGAGCAGAGGAGGACACACATCACCATGGCTGTCAGCTGGATGACAATTGTAGTGCCACTGCTCACGTTTGAGGTAGGAAAAGCCGGAAGGAGTTTGATGTGGCtcgttttctttttttttcagtaagtaATGAATGATGATTTTTGAACTTACTGAAATGAGAATGCTGCTCGTtgttttggaataaaatattaacaGCAAATATGAAACACAAATGAGAATTCTGTGTTCCTTTAAAGTGTCTTGAGTAAAATCTGCATCACATTGGAACTATAGCTACATGCTTCTGTGAAGGCCATTTTTCCCTCAGAGACGTGTGAAGTTAAAGATTTCAGATCAGCATATGCTTTAAGCAGTTTGAAAGTGAGTACTGCAATTAAACTGAcattgtggtggttttttttttttgctatttagATCTTGCTAGTACACAGACTGGATGGgcataattctttttctttcataccCATATTTGTTCCTCTCTGGCTTTCACTGATAACATTAATGGCAACAACATTTGGACAAAAAGGAGGCAATCACTGTAAGTATTTCAGAATCATGGAAACAGATTAAAAAtcaatgtattttattaagaTTCGTATTTTCAAAAGGGGCGTTTCTGTTACTACTGTTTTCAGACAATTGTAATAAGGTTTCAGTGCTTACCGTGTCCTCCCCTGTGGCACTTTGTTGAGGTGCAAAGTCTTTTGTGTCCCTTCTCTGTACTGATGTGACCCGACACTGTGTAATGTGTGAAACGAAATGGATTCTTGCTGGGGTGGTGTAGCTGTAATTTATGTAGATGGATATACACCCAGGCATGGAACTGTACAAATGCTTGTCCAGACTGTCTGTGTGTATATAACCTGAATTGTAATGTTATGATGGGCCTAAGAAATGCTGAGAAGCAGCACTGACAAATCTTATTTATATAGAAACAATAAAGAGACCTTAAATAGTCTGTCTACTTAATTAAGTGTTCATTCTGTTAATAATACAAAATGATTTGGTTTCTTTCAGGGTGGTTTGGAATTCGCAAAGACTTTTGCCAGTTCCTGCTTGAAATTTTCCCATTCTTGCGAGAATATGGAAATATCTCTTACGATCTTCATCATGAAGATAATGAGGAGACAGAAGAAACTCCGCTGCCCGAACCACCAAAAATTGCACCAATGTTTCGAAAAAAGACTGGAGTGGTCATTACACAGAGTCCTGGAAAATATGTGATTCCACCTCCCAAGCTAAACATTGATATGCCAGATTAAGATGACAGTAGCATATTAAACTTGAACTGGTCATCAGCAGACAGATGTATTTCATCTCATGCCTTGTCCCAATTCCTTTAAAATAGGTATTGCTGAATCAGTGGCTTGGATTACACAAATCAGAAATCTTGAAGATAATCTGAGTGCTTTTCCAGAAATATGTGGTTGTCTACTTTGTGAACCTTCCTATCAGGTTGGTTGCACGCTTGCCTGTATAGTATTTATATGAACATTTTTAGCAGTGTAATATATTGTTTAAAAGTCCTGTTGTGTACAGTATAAGTATTatctaaaagtatttttttaaaaaccctgtGTGAAATGCCTATGCTATTCCAGGTGTCTTTTAGGTCCTAAATATACACTTGATTTTCATGTctcttttaaatgctttggGATGCCTTAGCATAGTACCTCTTTACTCCTTTCTGTTCAGCCACAATCATTGTCTCAACCACAGAGGCACAAGAGTGTTGCACTTCTGAGGCAACAGTGGAAAgctttttttgggtggggggaAGTAGAATGTATGGTGACTTACATGATGCTTTTGAGTTAGCTATGTAAATTTTCATGTAAGTATTTCAACTTTTGTGCTGGCGTGAGAGTTACatgttgtttttgttgcttttccagTTTCACGTTTTGATTCTTCTTGAGCAGCATGTACCATTCTCCCATTAGACTGTTTAATAAGCTGTTCCTCCTTGCATTGTGTGGTCCATGCCAGAATCATTTGTGGTAGGTTTTTCACAGCTGTTGGTTAGCTGGTATAAATATCATAGCTTGGTCTTCTTTACCAACTTTGTGTTGGTCAGTGTAAATGATTAAACTT
This window encodes:
- the TMEM185A gene encoding transmembrane protein 185A; the encoded protein is MNLRGFFQDFNPSKFLIYACLLLFSVLLSLRLDDKIQWSYWAVFAPIWLWKLMVIVGASVGTGVWARNPQYRAEGETCVEFKAMLIAVGIHLLLLMFEVLVCDRIERGTHFWLLVFMPLFFVSPVSVAACVWGFRHDRSLELEILCSVNILQFIFIALRLDEIIRWPWLVVCVPLWILMSFLCLVVLYYIVWSVLFLRSMDVIAEQRRTHITMAVSWMTIVVPLLTFEILLVHRLDGHNSFSFIPIFVPLWLSLITLMATTFGQKGGNHWWFGIRKDFCQFLLEIFPFLREYGNISYDLHHEDNEETEETPLPEPPKIAPMFRKKTGVVITQSPGKYVIPPPKLNIDMPD